In one Myxocyprinus asiaticus isolate MX2 ecotype Aquarium Trade chromosome 29, UBuf_Myxa_2, whole genome shotgun sequence genomic region, the following are encoded:
- the LOC127420158 gene encoding transcription factor HES-5-like, whose amino-acid sequence MAPTISGPLIFTREQLSLTNKLRKPIVEKIRRERINSSIEKLKSLLGQEFLMQQSYSRQEKADILEMTVEFLRRKQQNPSACSTAAHEGYSRCVQEAVNFLSQCQVQTQSHTRLLKHFFNMQPSAEKSTIVLPQLNSPACQTSSKEQTPVCCGLWRPW is encoded by the exons ATGGCACCTACAATCAGTGGACCATTGATTTTCACTAGAGAACAActttcattgacaaataag CTGAGAAAGCCAATCGTGGAGAAGATCCGCAGAGAGCGTATCAACAGCAGCATTGAGAAGCTCAAGTCTCTTCTGGGTCAAGAGTTCCTGATGCAACAGTCCTACTCCAGACAGGAGAAAGCTGATATCCTGGAGATGACGGTTGAATTCTTGAGACGAAAGCAGCAGAATCCCTCCGCCTGCTCCACTGCAGCTCATGAGGGCTACTCCAGATGTGTGCAGGAGGCCGTCAACTTCCTGTCTCAGTGTCAAGTGCAGACTCAGTCCCATACAAGACTGCTGAAGCACTTCTTCAACATGCAGCCTTCCGCGGAGAAGAGCACAATTGTCCTGCCTCAGCTCAATTCACCAGCCTGCCAGACCAGCAGCAAAGAGCAAACTCCAGTCTGCTGTGGACTCTGGAGACCCTGGTAG
- the LOC127420178 gene encoding transcription factor HES-5-like, with the protein MAPQSVTLASFDHLHFNNKDKIKLRKPIVEKMRRDRINSCIDQLKSLLEKEFQGHDPNTKLEKADILEMTVSFLKQQLQLPAALAQRDYDEGHSHCWRESVHFLNLHSTRGGGSGRELQHLHNTQGSSSTISSITPAPSSKLSTASIQQPDRRPIWRPW; encoded by the exons ATGGCACCGCAATCAGTTACACTTGCCTCTTTTGACCATCTTCATTTCAACAATAAAGACAAAATTAAG CTGAGGAAACCAATTGTTGAGAAGATGCGGAGAGATCGCATCAACAGCTGCATCGACCAGCTCAAAAGTCTGTTAGAGAAGGAATTCCAAGGCCATGACCCCAACACCAAACTCGAGAAGGCCGATATCCTGGAGATGACAGTCAGCTTTTTAAAACAGCAGTTGCAGCTCCCAGCAGCTCTGGCTCAGAGGGATTATGATGAAGGTCATTCTCATTGCTGGAGGGAGTCTGTACATTTCCTCAATCTTCACTCCaccagaggaggaggaagtggCCGGGAGCTCCAGCATCTCCACAACACTCAAGGATCAAGCTCAACTATCAGCTCCATTACACCAGCACCCTCCTCTAAACTGAGCACAGCCAGTATACAGCAGCCTGATAGAAGGCCCATCTGGAGACCTTGGTAG